The Amblyomma americanum isolate KBUSLIRL-KWMA chromosome 3, ASM5285725v1, whole genome shotgun sequence genome window below encodes:
- the LOC144124751 gene encoding uncharacterized protein LOC144124751, giving the protein MKQIIFAVFLIGCTALAASSNSAGEIEHPFDLVIDQESKRVGVEAIQVGEVLRAIARGLRETARPEDQAENETEEYFIKKLWKKTKNAVKKIGKGIEKGVKGVVTTKAADIVKKFLQDKLGVYALEDGKTYKDFRQDMAQEFDRLGGNLIVKGAQLCQCSGRRKLDDRERSFVQGIVDAL; this is encoded by the exons ATGAAACAAATTATTTTTGCAGTTTTCCTCATAGGATGCACAGCACTTGCTG CTTCTTCCAACAGTGCAGGAGAGATTGAGCACCCGTTTGACTTAGTCATAGACCAGGAATCAAAGCGCGTCGGAGTGGAAGCCATTCAGGTCGGTGAAGTGCTCCGTGCAATTGCCCGTGGACTACGTGAAACCGCTCGGCCTGAAGATCAAGCTGAAAATGAG ACAGAGGAGTACTTTATCAAGAAGCTTTGGAAGAAGACCAAGAACGCAGTCAAGAAAATAGGCAAAGGCATCGAGAAGGGCGTCAAGGGAGTGGTCACCACAAAAGCCGCTGACATTGTGAAAAAGTTCCTGCAAGACAAGCTCGGCGTCTACGCCCTCGAAGACGGAAAGACTTACAAGGACTTCCGCCAGGACATGGCCCAGGAGTTCGACCGGCTTGGTGGTAATCTGATCGTGAAAGGCGCCCAGCTGTGCCAATGCAGCGGCCGCAGGAAGCTCGATGACAGGGAAAGGAGTTTTGTCCAGGGGATTGTCGATGCACTATAA